A window from Peromyscus eremicus chromosome 1, PerEre_H2_v1, whole genome shotgun sequence encodes these proteins:
- the LOC131901620 gene encoding olfactory receptor 51A7-like, protein MLLNTSEVDVSSFLLIGIPGLEHVHIWVSIPICLMYLTAILGNCIILCVIRTEPSLHEPMYYFLSMLALSDLGLSFSSIPTMLRIFLFNAMGISADACIAQEFFIHGFTDMESSVLLIMSFDRFVAIRHPLRYSSILTSSRVVQIGLVFTVKSILLVLPLPFTLKRLRYCNKRLLSHSYCLHQDVMKLACSDNRVNFYYGLFVALCMMSDSVFIAVSYVFILKTVLGIASHGERLKALNTCVSHICAVLIFYVPIITLATMHRFAKHKSPLAMILIADAFLLVPPLMNPIVYCVKTRQIRVKVLEKLGLHSK, encoded by the coding sequence ATGCTTCTCAATACCTCAGAGGTTGATGTCTCCTCATTCCTACTGATTGGGATCCCAGGCCTGGAACATGTGCACATTTGGGTCTCCATCCCTATTTGCCTCATGTATCTTACAGCCATCCTGGGAAACTGCATTATCCTCTGTGTCATCAGAACAGAGCCTTCTCTACATGAGCCCATGTACTATTTCCTCTCCATGTTGGCCTTATCTGACCTGGGCTTGTCTTTCTCCTCTATCCCAACAATGCTAAGAATATTCTTGTTCAATGCCATGGGGATTTCTGCTGATGCCTGCATTGCCCAGGAATTCTTCATCCATGGATTCACAGATATGGAATCCTCAGTGCTCCTTATTATGTCTTTTGATCGCTTTGTAGCCATCCGGCACCCCCTAAGATACAGCTCCATCCTCACAAGCTCTAGAGTTGTGCAAATCGGGCTAGTCTTCACTGTTAAAAGCATTCTTCTGGTGCTCCCCCTTCCATTTACTTTAAAGAGACTCAGATACTGCAACAAACGCCTGTTATCACATTCCTATTGTCTCCATCAGGATGTCATGAAGCTGGCCTGCTCCGACAACAGGGTTAACTTTTACTATGGGCTATTTGTTGCACTCTGCATGATGTCAGACAGTGTGTTCATTGCTGTGTCCTATGTGTTCATCTTGAAGACTGTGTTGGGTATTGCATCCCATGGGGAACGGCTCAAAGCTCTCAATACCTGTGTCTCCCACATCTGTGCTGTGCTCATATTTTATGTACCTATCATTACCTTAGCAACCATGCATCGCTTTGCAAAGCATAAGTCTCCATTAGCTATGATTTTGATAGCAGATGCTTTTTTGCTGGTACCACCCCTGATGAATCCCATTGTGTATTGTGTAAAAACTCGGCAGATTAGAGtaaaagtcttagaaaaactGGGTCTTCATTCTAAGTAA